A window of Lepidochelys kempii isolate rLepKem1 chromosome 1, rLepKem1.hap2, whole genome shotgun sequence contains these coding sequences:
- the GK gene encoding glycerol kinase isoform X2 gives MAASHRVVLGPLVGSIDQGTSSTRFLVFNAKTAELLSHHQVEIKQKFPKEGWVEQDPKEILQSVYECVEKTCEKLNQLNVDITNIKAIGVSNQRETTVVWDKTTGEPLYDAIVWLDLRTQPTVERLLKIIPGENKSFFKTRTGLPLSTYFSAVKLRWLLDNVEEIRQAVRDGRAMFGTIDSWLIWSLTGGKNGGVHCTDITNASRTMLFNIHSLEWDSELCHFFDVPMEILPKVRSSSEIYGLMKSGALTGVPISGCLGDQSAALVGQMCFKDGQAKNTYGTGCFLLCNTGQKPVLSEHGLLTTVAYKLGRDKPVCYALEGSVAIAGAVVRWLRDNLGIVKSSSEVEKLAAEVGTSYGCYFVPAFSGLYAPYWEPSARGIICGLTQFTNKNHIAFAALEAVCFQTREILDAMNKDCGIPLSELQVDGGMTNNKILMQLQADILCIPVVKPSMPETTALGAAMAAGAAEGVGVWSLNPGDLTAVTWERFEPQINPEESEYRYARWKKAVMKSMGWETSEPQANGIDK, from the exons ATGGCTGCGTCGCACCGAGTGGTGCTGGGGCCGCTGGTGGGTTCGATCGACCAGGGCACCAGCTCCACGCGCTTCCTG GTTTTTAATGCGAAAACAGCAGAGCTCCTGAGTCACCATCAAgtagaaataaaacagaaattcCCTAAAGAAGG ATGGGTGGAGCAAGATCCAAAGGAAATCTTGCAATCTGTTTATGAATGTGTGGAGAAAACATGTGAGAAATTGAACCAGCTAAACGTAGACATCACCAACATAAAAG CTATTGGAGTCAGCAATCAGAGAGAGACAACTGTGGTTTGGGACAAGACAACTGGAGAACCTCTATATGATGCTATTG TGTGGCTTGACCTGAGAACCCAGCCAACAGTTGAGAGACTTCTTAAAATAATTCCAGGGGAAAATAAATCCTTTTTTAAG ACTAGGACTGGCCTTCCGCTTAGCACGTATTTCAGTGCAGTGAAACTTCGATGGCTCCTAGACAACGTGGAAGAGATCAGGCAAGCTGTTCGTGATGGGCGAGCTATGTTTGGTACTATTGATTCATGGCTTATATGG AGTTTGACAGGTGGGAAGAATGGAGGTGTTCATTGTACAGATATCACCAATGCCAGTAGAACAATGTTGTTCAACATTCATTCCTTGGAGTGGGATTCTGAACTCTGCCA tttttttgatGTTCCTATGGAAATACTTCCAAAAGTGCGGAGTTCCTCTGAGATTTATGGTTTGATG AAATCTGGAGCCCTGACAGGTGTGCCAATTTCTGGG TGCCTGGGTGACCAATCTGCTGCTCTAGTTGGACAAATGTGTTTCAAGGATGGACAAGCAAAAAATAC GTACGGAACAGGATGTTTCTTGCTTTGCAATACAGGTCAAAAG cctGTATTGTCTGAACACGGCCTTCTGACCACAGTGGCTTACAAACTGGGAAGAGACAAACCTGTATGTTATGCACTAGAA GGCTCTGTTGCCATAGCTGGTGCTGTTGTTCGTTGGCTACGGGACAATCTTGGTATAGTAAAGTCTTCAAGTGAAGTTG AAAAACTTGCTGCAGAAGTGGGAACTTCTTATGGCTGCTACTTTGTCCCAGCATTCTCGGGATTATATGCACCATATTGGGAACCCAGTGCACGAGG TATTATCTGTGGCCTTActcagtttacaaataaaaacCACATTGCCTTCGCTGCATTAGAGGCTGTCTGCTTTCAAACACGAGAG ATTTTAGATGCTATGAACAAGGACTGCGGGATACCACTGAGCGAGTTACAAGTAGATGGAGGCATGACTAACAACAAGATTCTTATGCAGCTCCAAGCAGATATTCTATGTATTCCAGTAG TGAAGCCATCAATGCCTGAAACAACAGCACTAGGAGCTGCAATGGCAGCCGGAGCAGCGGAAGGAGTTGGAGTTTGGAGTCTGAATCCTGGGGATTTGACGGCAGTGACATGGGAACGATTTGAACCACAGATCAATCCTGAGG AAAGTGAATATCGCTATGCCAGGTGGAAGAAAGCTgtaatgaaatcaatgggctgGGAGACATCCGAACCTCAGGCAAATG
- the GK gene encoding glycerol kinase isoform X3: MAASHRVVLGPLVGSIDQGTSSTRFLVFNAKTAELLSHHQVEIKQKFPKEGWVEQDPKEILQSVYECVEKTCEKLNQLNVDITNIKAIGVSNQRETTVVWDKTTGEPLYDAIVWLDLRTQPTVERLLKIIPGENKSFFKSLTGGKNGGVHCTDITNASRTMLFNIHSLEWDSELCHFFDVPMEILPKVRSSSEIYGLMKSGALTGVPISGCLGDQSAALVGQMCFKDGQAKNTYGTGCFLLCNTGQKPVLSEHGLLTTVAYKLGRDKPVCYALEGSVAIAGAVVRWLRDNLGIVKSSSEVEKLAAEVGTSYGCYFVPAFSGLYAPYWEPSARGIICGLTQFTNKNHIAFAALEAVCFQTREILDAMNKDCGIPLSELQVDGGMTNNKILMQLQADILCIPVVKPSMPETTALGAAMAAGAAEGVGVWSLNPGDLTAVTWERFEPQINPEESEYRYARWKKAVMKSMGWETSEPQANGDSSIFSSLPLGFYIVSSMIMLIGAKYISGIDK; the protein is encoded by the exons ATGGCTGCGTCGCACCGAGTGGTGCTGGGGCCGCTGGTGGGTTCGATCGACCAGGGCACCAGCTCCACGCGCTTCCTG GTTTTTAATGCGAAAACAGCAGAGCTCCTGAGTCACCATCAAgtagaaataaaacagaaattcCCTAAAGAAGG ATGGGTGGAGCAAGATCCAAAGGAAATCTTGCAATCTGTTTATGAATGTGTGGAGAAAACATGTGAGAAATTGAACCAGCTAAACGTAGACATCACCAACATAAAAG CTATTGGAGTCAGCAATCAGAGAGAGACAACTGTGGTTTGGGACAAGACAACTGGAGAACCTCTATATGATGCTATTG TGTGGCTTGACCTGAGAACCCAGCCAACAGTTGAGAGACTTCTTAAAATAATTCCAGGGGAAAATAAATCCTTTTTTAAG AGTTTGACAGGTGGGAAGAATGGAGGTGTTCATTGTACAGATATCACCAATGCCAGTAGAACAATGTTGTTCAACATTCATTCCTTGGAGTGGGATTCTGAACTCTGCCA tttttttgatGTTCCTATGGAAATACTTCCAAAAGTGCGGAGTTCCTCTGAGATTTATGGTTTGATG AAATCTGGAGCCCTGACAGGTGTGCCAATTTCTGGG TGCCTGGGTGACCAATCTGCTGCTCTAGTTGGACAAATGTGTTTCAAGGATGGACAAGCAAAAAATAC GTACGGAACAGGATGTTTCTTGCTTTGCAATACAGGTCAAAAG cctGTATTGTCTGAACACGGCCTTCTGACCACAGTGGCTTACAAACTGGGAAGAGACAAACCTGTATGTTATGCACTAGAA GGCTCTGTTGCCATAGCTGGTGCTGTTGTTCGTTGGCTACGGGACAATCTTGGTATAGTAAAGTCTTCAAGTGAAGTTG AAAAACTTGCTGCAGAAGTGGGAACTTCTTATGGCTGCTACTTTGTCCCAGCATTCTCGGGATTATATGCACCATATTGGGAACCCAGTGCACGAGG TATTATCTGTGGCCTTActcagtttacaaataaaaacCACATTGCCTTCGCTGCATTAGAGGCTGTCTGCTTTCAAACACGAGAG ATTTTAGATGCTATGAACAAGGACTGCGGGATACCACTGAGCGAGTTACAAGTAGATGGAGGCATGACTAACAACAAGATTCTTATGCAGCTCCAAGCAGATATTCTATGTATTCCAGTAG TGAAGCCATCAATGCCTGAAACAACAGCACTAGGAGCTGCAATGGCAGCCGGAGCAGCGGAAGGAGTTGGAGTTTGGAGTCTGAATCCTGGGGATTTGACGGCAGTGACATGGGAACGATTTGAACCACAGATCAATCCTGAGG AAAGTGAATATCGCTATGCCAGGTGGAAGAAAGCTgtaatgaaatcaatgggctgGGAGACATCCGAACCTCAGGCAAATG
- the GK gene encoding glycerol kinase isoform X1, with amino-acid sequence MAASHRVVLGPLVGSIDQGTSSTRFLVFNAKTAELLSHHQVEIKQKFPKEGWVEQDPKEILQSVYECVEKTCEKLNQLNVDITNIKAIGVSNQRETTVVWDKTTGEPLYDAIVWLDLRTQPTVERLLKIIPGENKSFFKTRTGLPLSTYFSAVKLRWLLDNVEEIRQAVRDGRAMFGTIDSWLIWSLTGGKNGGVHCTDITNASRTMLFNIHSLEWDSELCHFFDVPMEILPKVRSSSEIYGLMKSGALTGVPISGCLGDQSAALVGQMCFKDGQAKNTYGTGCFLLCNTGQKPVLSEHGLLTTVAYKLGRDKPVCYALEGSVAIAGAVVRWLRDNLGIVKSSSEVEKLAAEVGTSYGCYFVPAFSGLYAPYWEPSARGIICGLTQFTNKNHIAFAALEAVCFQTREILDAMNKDCGIPLSELQVDGGMTNNKILMQLQADILCIPVVKPSMPETTALGAAMAAGAAEGVGVWSLNPGDLTAVTWERFEPQINPEESEYRYARWKKAVMKSMGWETSEPQANGDSSIFSSLPLGFYIVSSMIMLIGAKYISGIDK; translated from the exons ATGGCTGCGTCGCACCGAGTGGTGCTGGGGCCGCTGGTGGGTTCGATCGACCAGGGCACCAGCTCCACGCGCTTCCTG GTTTTTAATGCGAAAACAGCAGAGCTCCTGAGTCACCATCAAgtagaaataaaacagaaattcCCTAAAGAAGG ATGGGTGGAGCAAGATCCAAAGGAAATCTTGCAATCTGTTTATGAATGTGTGGAGAAAACATGTGAGAAATTGAACCAGCTAAACGTAGACATCACCAACATAAAAG CTATTGGAGTCAGCAATCAGAGAGAGACAACTGTGGTTTGGGACAAGACAACTGGAGAACCTCTATATGATGCTATTG TGTGGCTTGACCTGAGAACCCAGCCAACAGTTGAGAGACTTCTTAAAATAATTCCAGGGGAAAATAAATCCTTTTTTAAG ACTAGGACTGGCCTTCCGCTTAGCACGTATTTCAGTGCAGTGAAACTTCGATGGCTCCTAGACAACGTGGAAGAGATCAGGCAAGCTGTTCGTGATGGGCGAGCTATGTTTGGTACTATTGATTCATGGCTTATATGG AGTTTGACAGGTGGGAAGAATGGAGGTGTTCATTGTACAGATATCACCAATGCCAGTAGAACAATGTTGTTCAACATTCATTCCTTGGAGTGGGATTCTGAACTCTGCCA tttttttgatGTTCCTATGGAAATACTTCCAAAAGTGCGGAGTTCCTCTGAGATTTATGGTTTGATG AAATCTGGAGCCCTGACAGGTGTGCCAATTTCTGGG TGCCTGGGTGACCAATCTGCTGCTCTAGTTGGACAAATGTGTTTCAAGGATGGACAAGCAAAAAATAC GTACGGAACAGGATGTTTCTTGCTTTGCAATACAGGTCAAAAG cctGTATTGTCTGAACACGGCCTTCTGACCACAGTGGCTTACAAACTGGGAAGAGACAAACCTGTATGTTATGCACTAGAA GGCTCTGTTGCCATAGCTGGTGCTGTTGTTCGTTGGCTACGGGACAATCTTGGTATAGTAAAGTCTTCAAGTGAAGTTG AAAAACTTGCTGCAGAAGTGGGAACTTCTTATGGCTGCTACTTTGTCCCAGCATTCTCGGGATTATATGCACCATATTGGGAACCCAGTGCACGAGG TATTATCTGTGGCCTTActcagtttacaaataaaaacCACATTGCCTTCGCTGCATTAGAGGCTGTCTGCTTTCAAACACGAGAG ATTTTAGATGCTATGAACAAGGACTGCGGGATACCACTGAGCGAGTTACAAGTAGATGGAGGCATGACTAACAACAAGATTCTTATGCAGCTCCAAGCAGATATTCTATGTATTCCAGTAG TGAAGCCATCAATGCCTGAAACAACAGCACTAGGAGCTGCAATGGCAGCCGGAGCAGCGGAAGGAGTTGGAGTTTGGAGTCTGAATCCTGGGGATTTGACGGCAGTGACATGGGAACGATTTGAACCACAGATCAATCCTGAGG AAAGTGAATATCGCTATGCCAGGTGGAAGAAAGCTgtaatgaaatcaatgggctgGGAGACATCCGAACCTCAGGCAAATG